A window of Streptomyces sp. NBC_01224 genomic DNA:
GAAGATGTCCTCCGCCCAGGTGCGTACGCCCTGGCCGTCCATGACCCCGTGGAACGCGCGCACGATCAGCGTGTCCGACTCCTCGCCCGTGAGGAGCAGGAGCTCGCAGGTGGGGCCGCCGTCGTTGCCCATGAGGGGGCTGTGCAGTTCGGCCGCGTCGGCGAAGGTGTGCCGGTCGACCCGGTCGCCGGGCAGGACGCGCACGGCCGGTGCCATGCCGCTGTCCATCCAGGTCATGCCCTGCCGGGTGAGCCGCGCCCCGGGGCAGGCACCGGACGCGGTGTCCACGGCGCGGATCAGCTCGTCGTGACCGATGCGGCCGGCACCCTCGATGACGATCTGGATGACACCGGGAACCGACTCCGGGTACACCAGGAACCATGTCTCGGTGGGCGACACAGGCCGGCTGTAGACGTTGTCGTCCTCACCCGCGCACATGGGGATACCTCTTTCGGTTCGGGTCGGTCGGTGGTGCGTCACGCCCGGTCAGCGCAGGGTTTCGCCGGCGCCGAGTACCTGGCCGTCCGCCCGGCGCATGACGCGGGACTTGCGGAAGTCCAGGTGGACGAAGACGCGTTGCAGCCAGCGGTCCCGGCCGTCGTAGCGGGGCTGGAAGGAGTTGCGGCCGTGCAGGGCCAGCCGGTTGTCGACGAAGGCCAGGTCACCAGGGCCGAGGATCAGCGTGTGGGCCACCCGTTCGATGACGGCCTCGAGCTCGGCCATGGCCTGTGCGGCTTCGTCGTCGGACGGAATCGTGCTGCTGAAGTCCACCTTCAGGTCCGGGTCGTCGAAACTGCCGGCGAGGATTCCATGCGGTTCCTCCATGCCGTCGGCGATCTCGAAGGAAGCCGGTGTCATGGTCACGAATCGCGGCTGGTGGAGTATCTCCCGGGTCGGGCCGGAAAGCAGCGGAAGAGCGTTGCGTACGGAGGCGACGCGCAGGCCTGCGACGTTCTCGTGGTCGTTGCGCAGGCACATGAGGCCCACCAGGTCCGGCTTGTGCTCGTGAAATGCGTTCTCGGTGTGCATGTTGAGCTTGATGGAGCCGGCATTTCCCTGGAATTGTTCCATTCCGGGGACGGGGACGACATCCTGCACGAGCGCGCCGGTCTTCTCCTTGTCGAACGCGATCACCTCGCCCATGGCCATGGCGATGAGCATCAGCGCGGACGCCGCCGTGGTGGTCTCGCGCTGTACGGAGCCGCGAACCGTCGGTGTGTCGGGGACGGTCTCGGGATCCACCGGCAGGTTGCGCACCAGGAGCATGGCCTCGCGGCCGGAGTTCCACGTGAACCGGCGCAGGGTCTGGCGCAGCCGCATGGGAAGCCGGCAG
This region includes:
- a CDS encoding TauD/TfdA family dioxygenase produces the protein MPAEVKPKIGDDAQISLDGREKSELTLLAEQLRDVDPRLNDDPRWTSAARELSCRLPMRLRQTLRRFTWNSGREAMLLVRNLPVDPETVPDTPTVRGSVQRETTTAASALMLIAMAMGEVIAFDKEKTGALVQDVVPVPGMEQFQGNAGSIKLNMHTENAFHEHKPDLVGLMCLRNDHENVAGLRVASVRNALPLLSGPTREILHQPRFVTMTPASFEIADGMEEPHGILAGSFDDPDLKVDFSSTIPSDDEAAQAMAELEAVIERVAHTLILGPGDLAFVDNRLALHGRNSFQPRYDGRDRWLQRVFVHLDFRKSRVMRRADGQVLGAGETLR